In the Peptoclostridium acidaminophilum DSM 3953 genome, one interval contains:
- a CDS encoding LCP family protein, translating into MYKLYKTIERRLAGIWMPGIYAMDKVEGNKGKRKFIPALVAAAILVIAAIFVLQWKPLEESRAIQKPEFTKEEKIMAKENRGIQLPAQNDKTVNILLLGIDDRGMDFKGRTDSIMVVTLDFKNKTTRLTSIMRDSYVDILGKGYSKINEAYSYGGPELLVRTLKYNFNIDLEHYALIDFYGFQKVVDLLGGISVEVKPYEVDELNNYIKQGPQNYLSGPGMYNLNGDQTLAYTSIRFVGNGDYERTERQRRVISLIIDKAKSLGLKDGAEMAKQIYPYLRSDISIGDMLAYGYSYSSRGRKA; encoded by the coding sequence GTGTATAAACTCTATAAGACAATAGAAAGGAGGCTGGCGGGAATTTGGATGCCGGGCATATATGCTATGGACAAGGTGGAAGGAAACAAAGGTAAACGAAAATTTATACCGGCGCTTGTAGCAGCTGCAATTTTAGTCATCGCAGCAATTTTTGTTTTGCAGTGGAAGCCTTTAGAGGAGAGCCGGGCCATACAAAAGCCGGAGTTCACTAAGGAGGAAAAGATAATGGCGAAGGAAAACAGGGGTATCCAGCTGCCTGCGCAGAACGATAAAACCGTCAACATACTGCTCCTTGGGATTGACGACAGAGGCATGGATTTCAAAGGAAGAACCGACTCCATAATGGTGGTCACGCTTGACTTCAAAAACAAAACCACCAGGCTTACCTCCATAATGAGAGATTCGTATGTAGACATACTGGGCAAGGGATATTCAAAAATAAACGAGGCCTATTCTTACGGCGGACCTGAGCTCCTGGTGCGCACATTAAAATACAACTTCAACATAGACCTGGAACACTATGCGCTCATAGATTTTTATGGCTTCCAGAAGGTTGTGGACCTGCTGGGTGGCATAAGCGTGGAGGTAAAGCCCTACGAAGTGGACGAGCTCAACAACTACATCAAGCAGGGGCCCCAGAACTATCTGAGCGGACCAGGCATGTATAATCTCAATGGAGATCAGACGCTTGCATACACGAGCATAAGATTTGTTGGCAACGGAGACTACGAGCGGACTGAGCGTCAAAGAAGGGTCATATCACTTATAATAGACAAGGCCAAGAGCTTGGGATTAAAGGATGGAGCCGAAATGGCAAAGCAGATTTACCCTTATTTAAGGAGTGACATAAGCATAGGGGACATGCTTGCATACGGCTATAGCTACTCGAGTCGAGGGCGGAAGGCATGA
- a CDS encoding phosphate ABC transporter substrate-binding protein: MKRIWSLIVASMMILSLALTGCSQQPAEDASKDEFKSQIFFKGSSTLAPVVSQIATEFIDANETWNKVNADFPEKSIDLFVSAGGSSAGVKAIIDGTSDFGMVSREVKDEEKEKIADYKEFRLGLDVLTISVNPENPILDVKKNLTTEEVMKIFSGEYKYWDEVAPGLPHNEIVVVTRDIGGGAHQVFQDKVMGDAQVKAEAIQEPSMGALVTKIMENKDAIGYASYGFVNQNVGKITPLEVDGIAPTEGNIISGAYKISRPLIVIKSGELLPQEQLFVDLMLSEEGMKTVEKMGYVPAK; encoded by the coding sequence ATGAAAAGAATTTGGAGTCTTATCGTAGCTTCAATGATGATTCTTTCGCTAGCGCTTACAGGATGCTCGCAGCAGCCGGCGGAGGATGCTTCAAAGGATGAGTTCAAGTCGCAGATATTCTTCAAGGGTTCGTCTACGCTTGCACCAGTGGTATCTCAGATAGCCACTGAGTTTATCGATGCCAACGAGACCTGGAACAAGGTTAACGCTGATTTTCCTGAAAAAAGCATAGACCTGTTCGTATCGGCAGGCGGCTCGAGCGCTGGAGTTAAGGCCATAATAGACGGCACAAGCGATTTTGGAATGGTTTCAAGGGAAGTAAAGGACGAGGAAAAAGAGAAGATAGCGGACTACAAGGAGTTCAGGCTTGGACTAGACGTGCTTACAATATCAGTAAACCCTGAGAATCCCATACTTGACGTTAAGAAGAACCTTACTACAGAAGAGGTTATGAAGATATTCTCGGGCGAGTACAAGTATTGGGATGAGGTTGCTCCAGGACTTCCTCACAATGAGATAGTTGTAGTTACAAGAGATATAGGCGGCGGCGCTCACCAGGTTTTCCAGGACAAGGTCATGGGAGATGCTCAGGTTAAGGCGGAAGCTATTCAGGAGCCTTCTATGGGAGCGCTGGTTACTAAGATAATGGAGAACAAGGATGCCATAGGCTATGCTTCATATGGCTTTGTCAATCAGAATGTAGGAAAGATAACGCCTCTTGAGGTTGATGGCATAGCACCTACCGAGGGAAACATAATAAGCGGAGCATACAAGATATCAAGACCGCTTATAGTTATAAAAAGCGGAGAGCTTCTGCCTCAGGAGCAGCTTTTTGTAGACCTTATGCTTTCGGAGGAAGGCATGAAAACTGTAGAAAAGATGGGTTATGTGCCAGCTAAGTAG
- a CDS encoding NAD(P)/FAD-dependent oxidoreductase: protein MKTVNIIGAGASGLFAAYELHKLLDDKLEINVFEQGHSIYDRRCPILEGKTRNCINCKPCAIMSGFGGAGAFSDGKYNITTEYGGWLTDYIDDKDALGLMEYVDKVILELSEEELEEVYEPKSGYKKEALKHDLHLLEGRVRHLGTEKNLRILKSMYEYLKSSGVKFHFRTRIKNVNAYEDSRHRFEIESDEDIFKSDYLIIAVGRSGAEWFARQCRENLALRLINNQVDVGVRVEVPAQVLEDITGEIYEAKIKYRTKAYGDIVRTFCMNPNGYVVTENTDGIITVNGHSFSDKSLGSENTNFALLVSSRFTEPFDDPYAYGKRIASFSNLLGGGVLVQRFGDLTGGRRTNHHRLAQSFTRPTLEATPGDLSLVLPKRQLDDIIEMIFQLDKMFPGMANEDTLLYGVEVKFYSSRLELSEELETDIEGMYAIGDGSGTTRSLSQASASGVHVARVISLKE, encoded by the coding sequence TTGAAAACGGTAAACATAATAGGAGCGGGCGCTAGCGGGCTGTTTGCGGCATATGAGCTGCATAAGCTTCTGGATGATAAGCTGGAAATAAACGTGTTCGAGCAGGGGCACAGCATATACGACAGAAGGTGTCCCATACTTGAGGGCAAGACAAGAAATTGCATAAACTGCAAGCCGTGCGCAATAATGAGCGGCTTTGGAGGAGCGGGCGCATTTTCAGACGGCAAGTACAACATAACAACAGAGTACGGAGGCTGGCTCACAGACTATATAGACGATAAAGACGCGCTTGGCCTCATGGAGTATGTGGACAAGGTGATACTTGAGCTCTCTGAGGAGGAACTGGAGGAGGTCTACGAGCCAAAGAGCGGCTACAAGAAGGAGGCGCTAAAGCATGACCTTCACCTGCTAGAGGGCAGGGTCAGGCACCTTGGCACCGAAAAGAACCTCAGGATACTAAAGAGCATGTATGAGTACCTAAAGTCCAGCGGCGTTAAATTCCATTTCAGGACAAGGATAAAAAATGTCAACGCATATGAGGATTCAAGGCACAGGTTTGAGATTGAAAGCGACGAGGATATATTCAAGAGCGACTACCTGATAATAGCAGTTGGAAGGAGCGGCGCCGAGTGGTTCGCCAGGCAGTGCAGGGAGAACCTGGCACTGCGGCTGATAAACAATCAGGTGGATGTGGGCGTAAGGGTAGAGGTACCAGCCCAGGTGCTAGAGGACATAACCGGAGAGATATATGAGGCCAAGATTAAGTATAGGACAAAGGCTTACGGCGACATAGTAAGGACCTTCTGTATGAACCCCAACGGCTATGTGGTAACAGAGAACACTGACGGAATAATAACTGTAAACGGGCACAGTTTTTCAGACAAGAGCCTCGGCAGTGAGAATACCAACTTCGCCCTGCTTGTGAGCAGCCGCTTCACAGAGCCCTTCGACGATCCTTACGCATACGGCAAGCGGATAGCTTCGTTTTCAAATCTGCTTGGCGGCGGAGTCCTGGTGCAGCGTTTTGGAGACCTAACAGGAGGAAGAAGGACTAACCACCACAGGCTTGCGCAGAGCTTCACAAGGCCGACGCTTGAAGCCACTCCCGGGGATCTTAGTCTTGTGCTGCCAAAGAGACAGCTGGATGATATAATAGAGATGATATTCCAGCTTGACAAGATGTTCCCTGGAATGGCAAACGAGGACACCCTGCTATACGGAGTAGAGGTCAAATTCTACAGCTCGAGGCTCGAGCTCAGCGAAGAATTGGAGACTGATATAGAGGGCATGTACGCTATAGGAGACGGAAGCGGGACTACAAGATCGCTCTCTCAGGCGAGCGCAAGCGGAGTACACGTGGCCAGGGTAATAAGCCTAAAGGAGTGA
- the mscL gene encoding large-conductance mechanosensitive channel protein MscL, with the protein MLKEFRDFALKGNVVDLAVAVVIGGAFGKIVASFVNDVLMPLLGLVMGGVNFTDLKYVFRAAQGDIPELALRYGAFIQSIVDFIIIAFSIFMFIKMLSRMKKKQEEAPAAPPAPSNEEVLLGEIRDLLKAEK; encoded by the coding sequence ATGCTCAAGGAATTCAGGGATTTTGCGCTTAAAGGGAACGTAGTGGACCTTGCTGTTGCAGTTGTTATAGGCGGCGCTTTCGGCAAGATTGTCGCATCGTTTGTGAATGATGTGCTTATGCCTTTGCTTGGACTTGTAATGGGTGGTGTTAATTTTACGGATCTGAAGTATGTATTCAGGGCCGCACAGGGGGACATTCCAGAGCTCGCTCTCAGGTACGGGGCCTTCATACAGTCGATTGTTGACTTCATAATAATTGCGTTCTCCATTTTCATGTTCATTAAAATGCTCTCCAGAATGAAGAAGAAACAGGAGGAGGCTCCTGCCGCTCCGCCTGCTCCAAGCAACGAGGAAGTCCTGCTTGGCGAAATCAGGGATCTGCTCAAGGCGGAAAAATAG
- the saoE gene encoding efflux transporter SaoE has product MFEFIERMVLAGFNILNSASAWLVFSFILAGVLHDIMSPDKFQRMLGNKKLSSLLKSTISGMLLPICSCGVIPLGISLYYSGAYLGPVLAFMTATPIINPIAVILCYGLLGPQITMIYVIAGFTVPMLIGVIGNMFGGPELVAPGVEENIQARMLELEEGIRPGLAERIKSGLNWAINDLALSVSKYVIPGMLFAGFLLTAVPQDYIHSFLGDPSMLSLGSIAVLATIMYVCAVGHIPFIAALIASGAAPGVGITFLMAGAATNFPELISMFNIMGKRTAIIYSTVITLTALVFGYAANILLMPGFKPAMNFDRTSNSIKAANTLLIDFPKPIEYICSFIIFVFFIRAVMPGIKTTMASISKKAA; this is encoded by the coding sequence ATGTTTGAATTTATTGAAAGAATGGTGCTAGCAGGTTTCAACATACTAAACAGCGCATCAGCCTGGCTTGTTTTCAGTTTCATACTAGCTGGGGTTCTTCACGATATAATGTCGCCGGACAAGTTCCAGAGGATGCTGGGGAACAAGAAGCTATCCTCGCTTCTAAAGAGCACAATTTCAGGAATGCTCCTGCCAATATGCAGTTGCGGGGTTATACCTCTTGGAATAAGTCTTTACTACTCGGGGGCGTATCTGGGCCCGGTGCTGGCCTTCATGACAGCAACCCCGATAATCAACCCGATAGCTGTAATACTCTGCTATGGCCTCCTGGGGCCGCAGATAACAATGATATACGTAATAGCGGGCTTCACTGTCCCCATGCTAATAGGCGTGATAGGCAATATGTTTGGAGGCCCTGAGCTTGTAGCTCCCGGAGTCGAGGAGAACATACAGGCAAGGATGCTTGAGCTTGAGGAGGGCATAAGACCTGGTCTTGCTGAGAGAATAAAATCGGGACTTAACTGGGCCATAAACGACCTGGCGCTTTCAGTAAGCAAGTATGTAATACCCGGCATGCTGTTTGCGGGATTTTTGCTTACGGCAGTTCCGCAAGACTACATACACAGCTTTCTTGGGGATCCGAGCATGCTTTCGCTCGGCAGCATAGCTGTTCTTGCTACGATAATGTATGTATGCGCAGTTGGCCATATACCATTCATAGCAGCTCTCATTGCAAGTGGCGCGGCGCCCGGAGTGGGAATCACATTTCTGATGGCAGGCGCTGCCACAAACTTCCCAGAGCTCATAAGCATGTTCAACATCATGGGAAAAAGGACAGCAATAATATACAGTACGGTTATAACGCTGACAGCACTTGTATTTGGATATGCAGCCAATATATTGCTAATGCCGGGCTTTAAGCCTGCCATGAACTTTGACAGGACATCGAATTCAATAAAGGCAGCAAACACGCTGCTCATAGATTTTCCAAAACCCATAGAATATATATGCTCATTCATAATATTTGTGTTCTTCATTCGCGCAGTGATGCCCGGAATAAAGACCACCATGGCGTCAATATCAAAAAAAGCGGCATAG
- the saoT gene encoding thioredoxin-like (seleno)protein SaoT translates to MGKILVEFINTCAUCDKYGAFVESLAKQHEDKLELVIYRAGKDFGYIKKYGMVTKSMIVIGEKKKIQNLSEKSITEAIEEAVKG, encoded by the coding sequence ATGGGGAAAATACTGGTTGAATTCATAAACACATGTGCTTGATGTGACAAATATGGAGCTTTCGTGGAAAGCCTGGCAAAGCAGCATGAGGACAAGTTAGAGCTTGTCATATACAGGGCTGGAAAGGATTTTGGATACATAAAAAAATATGGAATGGTTACAAAGAGCATGATAGTAATAGGCGAGAAGAAGAAAATTCAGAATCTGTCTGAAAAAAGCATAACAGAAGCCATAGAAGAGGCTGTGAAAGGATAG
- the pstC gene encoding phosphate ABC transporter permease subunit PstC, producing the protein MKSDKAFELIIKMFTLVSVTILGFIIFFIGAESIPAFRHSGVAGFFANERWHPIGAEPVLSILPMVLATVYVSFLAVAIALPIGVGTAVFLSCIAGESARRVLKPFIDLMAGLPSVVFGFMGLIVVVGYFERHFSMSSGESALAGGIVLAIMILPYIVSTCDTTMAGIMKSYKISSDSLGVSKWHMVRYLVLPAAKRSVLAGAVLALARGMGETMAVMMVIGNSPLLPRLLGKCETIPALIALEMGGAPVGSLHYHALFAAGLILIIMRFAVSMAVWRIKRGADL; encoded by the coding sequence ATGAAAAGTGACAAGGCTTTTGAGCTTATAATAAAAATGTTCACACTGGTTTCTGTTACAATACTGGGATTTATAATTTTTTTTATAGGAGCCGAGAGCATTCCGGCATTCCGGCATTCGGGCGTGGCTGGATTTTTTGCAAATGAAAGGTGGCATCCAATCGGTGCGGAGCCTGTGCTTTCGATACTGCCCATGGTGCTTGCTACTGTATACGTTTCATTTCTCGCGGTTGCAATAGCACTTCCAATAGGTGTTGGTACGGCAGTTTTCCTGTCGTGCATAGCGGGAGAATCGGCCAGGAGGGTGCTAAAGCCCTTCATAGATCTGATGGCAGGACTGCCTTCAGTTGTTTTCGGCTTCATGGGACTTATAGTAGTCGTTGGATATTTCGAGAGGCATTTTTCGATGTCATCAGGCGAGAGCGCGCTCGCAGGCGGAATAGTGCTGGCAATAATGATTTTGCCTTATATAGTATCGACATGTGATACAACAATGGCTGGCATTATGAAGTCGTACAAGATTTCCTCGGACAGTCTGGGCGTTTCGAAATGGCACATGGTAAGGTATCTTGTGCTGCCGGCAGCCAAAAGGAGCGTGCTTGCGGGAGCTGTGCTCGCACTTGCAAGGGGCATGGGGGAGACTATGGCAGTGATGATGGTCATAGGCAATAGTCCGCTGCTTCCAAGGCTTCTTGGGAAATGTGAGACGATTCCTGCACTCATAGCGCTAGAAATGGGCGGAGCACCTGTCGGCAGCCTGCACTATCACGCTCTTTTTGCGGCAGGACTTATACTAATAATAATGAGATTCGCAGTCAGTATGGCGGTGTGGCGCATAAAAAGAGGCGCGGACTTATAA
- a CDS encoding PstA family ABC transporter permease gives MDKKSKYTRLLLWSVLSSALTFAVIFFIIGYILLKGGGTVNAEFLLDSPKGFPLGSSGGIYPAIMGSLAFTGVACSVASLLAISTAIYLKFYCSSRRLYNIVSLVIESTAGMPSIVLGLFGYTLFVLKMGFGVSVLSGGLVLGIMIFPFIEVRVEKRLSEIEQEMLLSSYALGVSRYYTIKRLVLREALPDIISSVALAGGFAMGATAPIILTGAVIYAKAPESVMSPAMALSYHLYVLVGEGAPTEYVYGTSTVLVLLILAINGAAMLFGIMKRGE, from the coding sequence ATGGACAAAAAAAGCAAATACACCAGGCTGCTGTTATGGAGTGTGCTCAGCTCGGCGCTTACATTTGCAGTCATTTTCTTCATAATAGGATATATACTTCTAAAAGGAGGCGGAACAGTAAACGCAGAGTTTCTACTGGATTCGCCAAAGGGATTCCCGTTGGGCTCCAGTGGAGGCATATACCCCGCCATAATGGGCAGCCTGGCATTTACGGGAGTGGCTTGCTCCGTAGCATCGCTGCTTGCAATATCAACGGCCATATATCTCAAGTTCTACTGCTCCAGCAGAAGACTCTACAACATAGTCAGTCTTGTTATAGAATCGACTGCGGGGATGCCCTCAATAGTGCTTGGACTCTTTGGATATACGCTCTTTGTACTCAAGATGGGCTTTGGCGTGTCGGTGCTTTCGGGAGGACTTGTCCTTGGTATAATGATTTTCCCATTCATAGAGGTTCGGGTTGAAAAGAGGCTCAGCGAAATTGAGCAGGAGATGCTGCTTTCCTCGTATGCCCTTGGAGTTTCAAGGTACTACACAATAAAAAGGCTTGTGCTGCGCGAGGCGCTCCCGGACATAATAAGCTCTGTGGCCCTTGCAGGGGGATTTGCAATGGGAGCCACAGCACCCATAATCTTGACAGGCGCGGTAATATACGCGAAGGCACCAGAGAGCGTAATGTCCCCGGCCATGGCGCTTTCTTACCATCTCTACGTGCTTGTGGGAGAGGGGGCGCCTACAGAATACGTATACGGCACGTCCACAGTGCTTGTGCTGCTTATACTCGCTATAAACGGAGCGGCAATGCTCTTTGGGATAATGAAAAGAGGGGAATGA
- a CDS encoding alkaline phosphatase family protein, which translates to MKAIVLLLDGVGDRTFAELGGKTPLEYARTPKLDLLCKRAETGIMVPWRQGVPLGTEMAHFILFGYDPVKYPGRTVIDAQGEGLTIEKGRVYMRTSWAWTEKLNGGFMLRDRFTQELSREEAMELSRALPKEFQGCRFEWVFSYDSHGFLVMEGEDLSSMISDADPFYKDQHVMKIEPFETDDEKAVRTAGIMNRYLLECSRVLYAHEINTRRMAAGMQPANFLMIKWAAEHSSVTPFHRQNGMKGAVLGQSRLMRGLAQMLGMEYIQYDTLETAIETAIEGDWDFVHVHTKAPDEAAHTKNPFNKVKAIEGIDERIGRLAEALEDTLLIVTGDHSTPSGGALIHSGEPVPIMFIGEGLRVDDVENFGERSCAKGSIRMNGTDLIPMILNMTDRAKLCHLRSGPRDILYTPQQVNKLEAE; encoded by the coding sequence ATGAAGGCAATAGTACTTCTTCTGGACGGCGTAGGCGATCGTACATTTGCAGAGCTGGGCGGCAAGACGCCGCTTGAATACGCCAGGACTCCAAAGCTCGATCTACTTTGCAAGAGGGCTGAAACCGGGATAATGGTGCCCTGGAGGCAGGGAGTGCCTCTTGGCACTGAAATGGCCCACTTCATACTGTTTGGTTATGACCCGGTAAAATATCCGGGAAGGACGGTAATAGACGCCCAGGGGGAGGGCCTGACCATAGAAAAGGGCAGGGTGTATATGAGGACATCCTGGGCGTGGACTGAAAAGCTAAATGGCGGCTTCATGCTGCGCGATCGGTTCACTCAGGAGCTTTCAAGGGAAGAGGCCATGGAGCTTTCAAGGGCGCTTCCGAAGGAATTCCAGGGCTGCCGCTTCGAGTGGGTGTTTTCATACGACAGTCATGGCTTTCTTGTAATGGAAGGCGAGGACTTAAGCAGCATGATATCCGATGCTGATCCTTTTTACAAGGATCAGCATGTAATGAAGATAGAGCCATTCGAGACAGACGATGAAAAGGCCGTGCGCACAGCCGGCATAATGAACAGGTACCTTCTGGAATGCTCGAGGGTACTCTACGCCCATGAGATAAACACCAGGAGGATGGCAGCTGGAATGCAGCCCGCCAACTTTCTTATGATAAAATGGGCCGCCGAGCATAGCTCTGTGACGCCGTTTCACAGGCAAAATGGCATGAAGGGCGCAGTTCTCGGCCAGAGCAGGCTCATGAGAGGTCTCGCGCAGATGCTGGGCATGGAGTATATACAATACGACACGCTGGAGACTGCCATAGAAACGGCAATAGAAGGCGACTGGGACTTTGTTCACGTGCATACCAAGGCGCCCGACGAGGCGGCGCACACCAAGAACCCCTTCAACAAGGTCAAGGCAATAGAAGGCATTGACGAGAGAATAGGAAGACTTGCCGAAGCTCTCGAGGATACGCTGCTTATTGTGACAGGCGACCACTCGACGCCAAGCGGCGGAGCTCTGATACATTCAGGCGAGCCTGTGCCTATAATGTTCATAGGGGAAGGACTCAGGGTGGATGATGTGGAAAACTTCGGCGAGAGGAGCTGCGCCAAGGGCAGCATAAGGATGAACGGCACAGACCTTATACCGATGATACTCAACATGACGGACAGGGCGAAGCTCTGCCACTTGCGCTCCGGCCCCAGAGACATACTCTATACGCCGCAGCAGGTGAATAAGCTGGAGGCTGAATAG
- a CDS encoding phosphate ABC transporter ATP-binding protein codes for MDRVMQIKGLCAAYADKTVLSNINVDIYRNAITAVIGPSGCGKTTFIKSLNLLVEDEKDGSVKGSILLDGSDARSIPREKLRSKLGMVFQNPAPFPLSIKDNMTYAPRYHGIRDKERLCQIAKEKLQVAGLYEEVSHCLDMPAKKLSGGQQQRLCIARALTVEPSLLLLDEPCSALDIQNTAKIEAMLRELSKDYAIVIVTHNLAQARRIADYTMFMMSGELIEFGRTSELFSSPGDERTRQYIEGVFG; via the coding sequence ATGGATAGAGTAATGCAAATAAAAGGACTTTGCGCAGCATATGCTGACAAGACCGTGCTGAGCAATATAAATGTTGATATATACAGGAACGCAATAACTGCAGTTATAGGTCCATCAGGCTGCGGGAAGACCACATTCATAAAGAGCCTCAACCTGCTTGTCGAGGATGAAAAGGACGGCTCCGTAAAGGGCAGCATACTGCTTGATGGAAGCGATGCAAGGAGCATTCCAAGGGAAAAGCTAAGAAGCAAGCTGGGCATGGTCTTCCAAAATCCCGCACCGTTTCCGCTAAGTATAAAGGACAACATGACTTATGCTCCAAGGTACCACGGAATAAGGGACAAGGAGCGCCTTTGTCAGATAGCAAAGGAAAAGCTGCAGGTAGCGGGCCTCTACGAAGAGGTGTCGCACTGCCTTGATATGCCGGCAAAAAAACTATCGGGAGGACAGCAGCAGAGGCTTTGCATAGCAAGGGCGCTCACGGTGGAGCCTTCGCTTCTCCTGCTGGACGAGCCCTGCTCGGCTCTAGACATCCAGAACACGGCTAAGATAGAAGCCATGTTAAGGGAGCTCTCTAAGGACTACGCCATAGTCATAGTAACGCACAACCTTGCGCAGGCAAGAAGGATTGCAGACTACACCATGTTCATGATGTCGGGAGAACTCATCGAATTTGGAAGGACATCGGAACTATTTTCAAGCCCCGGTGACGAGAGGACAAGGCAGTATATAGAAGGGGTTTTCGGATAA
- a CDS encoding ABC transporter ATP-binding protein encodes MENRPTQRQQPRFGGAHGARVPGEKPRDRKAVIKRLWPYMSRKRGALAASVLLVALSSVIMLAGPLLIGMAIDKYIIPGDYGGLLVITLLMAMFYILGAAATWLQNYVIIGMAQDAVRNIRLDVFDRLQALPLKFFDSRQHGDVMSRLTNDVENISSTLNTSITQIASSVLMLAGTIAMMLYLSPLLTLLTLTIVPLMLYTTEAIAKATKERFLEQQRAIGELNGYIEESISGIKAVKVFTREREGLEAFEKGNIRLRDCAIPAQIFSGVIPPLMNLLNNMGFAIVAGAGGYMAVKGTITVGVIASFINYSRQFSRPLNELANQFNTFQTAIAGAERVFEIADEQPEPKDAPDAIRLENVKGEVILEGVAFGYEEGQSVLKDISMHVPPGHSVALVGPTGAGKTTIVNLLTRFYDVSEGRILIDGIDIRNISRDSLRSSLGIVLQDTYLFSGTVMDNIRYGRLDATDEEVELAARLSNAHCFIRRLPQRYDTILSEDGSNLSQGQKQLIAIARAVLADPAILILDEATSSVDTRTEMHIQEAMLKLMENRTSFVIAHRLSTIKNADTILVINGGEIIESGRHEELLRKGGFYYNLYNSQFKRE; translated from the coding sequence ATGGAGAATAGGCCAACGCAAAGACAGCAGCCAAGATTCGGAGGGGCTCACGGAGCCAGGGTTCCGGGGGAAAAGCCAAGGGACAGAAAGGCCGTCATAAAGAGGCTCTGGCCCTACATGTCAAGGAAAAGGGGCGCATTGGCGGCTTCTGTGCTGCTTGTTGCGCTCAGCTCGGTTATAATGCTTGCCGGACCCCTCCTGATAGGCATGGCAATCGACAAGTACATAATACCGGGAGACTATGGAGGCCTTCTTGTCATAACCTTGCTCATGGCTATGTTCTATATTCTGGGAGCGGCAGCAACATGGCTTCAGAACTATGTAATAATAGGCATGGCTCAGGACGCAGTTCGGAATATAAGACTAGATGTCTTTGACAGGCTTCAGGCGCTGCCTCTGAAATTCTTTGACAGCAGACAGCACGGAGACGTGATGAGCAGGCTGACAAACGATGTTGAAAATATAAGCAGCACACTCAACACGAGCATAACGCAGATAGCATCAAGCGTGCTCATGTTGGCAGGAACAATAGCCATGATGCTTTATCTGAGCCCATTGCTGACATTGCTGACACTGACGATAGTGCCGCTGATGCTTTATACAACCGAGGCCATAGCCAAAGCGACTAAGGAGCGCTTCCTCGAGCAGCAAAGGGCTATAGGGGAGCTCAACGGCTACATAGAGGAGAGCATATCCGGAATAAAGGCAGTGAAAGTGTTCACACGCGAGAGAGAAGGCCTCGAAGCGTTTGAAAAAGGGAACATCAGGCTCAGAGACTGCGCCATACCGGCTCAGATATTCTCGGGCGTAATTCCGCCGCTTATGAACCTTCTGAACAACATGGGATTTGCAATAGTGGCAGGAGCAGGAGGCTACATGGCAGTGAAGGGAACAATAACCGTGGGAGTCATAGCCAGCTTCATAAACTACTCAAGGCAATTTTCAAGGCCTCTCAACGAGCTGGCCAATCAGTTCAACACATTTCAGACAGCAATAGCGGGAGCGGAGCGGGTGTTTGAAATAGCGGACGAGCAGCCAGAGCCCAAGGACGCTCCGGACGCAATAAGGCTCGAGAACGTAAAGGGCGAAGTAATACTCGAGGGAGTGGCTTTTGGATATGAAGAGGGGCAAAGTGTGCTAAAGGATATAAGCATGCACGTGCCGCCGGGGCACTCGGTGGCGCTGGTAGGCCCGACGGGAGCAGGAAAGACGACCATAGTAAACTTGCTCACCCGCTTTTACGATGTCAGCGAGGGCAGAATACTAATAGACGGAATCGACATTAGAAATATAAGTCGCGACAGCCTCAGGTCGTCTCTGGGCATAGTGTTGCAGGACACATATTTGTTTTCAGGTACTGTAATGGACAACATAAGGTATGGAAGGCTTGATGCGACAGATGAGGAGGTCGAGCTGGCAGCAAGACTCTCAAACGCTCACTGCTTCATAAGAAGGCTGCCCCAGCGCTACGACACCATCCTCTCCGAGGACGGAAGCAATCTCAGCCAGGGACAAAAGCAGCTCATAGCCATAGCAAGGGCTGTACTGGCAGATCCGGCAATACTCATACTCGATGAGGCTACAAGCAGCGTGGATACTCGCACGGAGATGCACATACAGGAAGCTATGCTCAAGCTCATGGAAAATAGGACAAGCTTTGTAATAGCCCACAGGCTAAGCACAATAAAAAATGCCGATACAATACTCGTTATAAACGGCGGTGAAATAATAGAAAGCGGCCGCCATGAGGAGCTGTTGAGAAAGGGAGGCTTCTATTACAACCTCTACAACAGCCAGTTCAAGAGAGAATAG